GCTGTGATGGATGGCGCAATGTCATAACTAATGATGCGATCAGCACTAAATTAATAGTACTAGAGAACTGCAGAGGcaccaaaaacacacacacacacacacacacacaccaaaaaaaccccaccccaaaccaaaaaacccaacccCCAAACCATCTTGTTTCAATACAAATAGGTTTCAAAGCATGACCTTGTGAATAGGTCTTGCTGCAAGAGATAGAATGTTAGCCCAAAGAGCAAGAAGAGATGCTTCCTGCATCTGAATAGAAGTACTTGGTGCCTGGACTCTATAAAGAATCTTCATGTGGAGTGATAGAACAATAAACACGTAAGCCCCTCTTTGCTACTGATGATTCTAAATCTTCATTGATAAATGTCAACATCTCACATGGGCCCACAAAttctgaaacacattttttttggaaatgcattttaaaatcaaattgttAAGGTGGACaagaaccctgaaaaaaatatctTTCCAGGGTTCTGCCCACCAGGGGTGTCCTGGGTCATTGGTGATCTTGAAAATGGTCTCAGTGGACTGGTGGTGTTAAGTATCTCATTGCAGTAAGTGCAAGAGggactgagaagagaaaaattgGAGACAATGAATATAGACTAAGTTTTAAGAAGACTTTTGCTGTAAATAAGAGgcaaataaatgaggcagaagttAGAGGGGTGCATGGGGTGAggaatatgcctttttttttaggTGTATGCTGATGGGCATGGTTCAGCAGAAGGAGGAAAAGTCGATGCTGTAGGAGCAAGAGCAGTTTCCTTGAGTGGGCAAGAAGGGATGGCAACCTATGGAGAGAGGTCATGGGGTTGGCCGTGAAGAGGGACTTGGGCATCTTAGCATAGTAGTGGGTAGGAAGGCAAAGTATGTGGGTGCAGGGGTGGCCAGGTGTGTAGGTGTGTGGTGGTGAGTGGGCAGAAGCTCTCTTCTCAGTGTTTCTATTTTCTCCATAAAATAGGAAGTGAGATCATCAGCAGAGAGAGCACGTGGACAGTGAGGTGATGTGTGTTTGAAGAGGTGGGAGACAGGAAGCACTGCGTGGGTGAGCAGGCCAGGGAAATGTGGTAGGATTGCTGGCTGCTCTGATACCCACTTGAGACTGACAAGACTAGTGAGACCTGTCAGTTtggtttttgttggtggtggggtTTTCTCTTGTCACGCATAGCTGCGTGGGTGGCTGTCAGTGTAGAACAGGCATAGGATTCGATTTCACCGGGGTTAACATGCTGTTATCAGTCCATTGCCTCTTGGTAATGAAATCCAACTTCATTGCTTGCTGGTGATGTTGGGATATTTCTCTGTggacagatgacatgatgctgTGCTTCATCAGTAGAGGGCACTGGAGGGAAAAGGTGGCATTTCCTGGTTCCAGTGTGCTTTTTCCAGAGCAGGCTTTTGTAGGGCATAGTGGCAGGCAGTGTGCAACACCTCTTCAAAAGCATCTTCTCAGAGCACCCGGACAGTGACTTGCCAGTAAGTCCTGCCAGCAGGCACTTCGGTGACTTCACTGCTCAGCGAGTGCTATACCCTCTTCACCAAGGTTTTGATTTTCAGCTCTGGTGGTAAGGGTGCTCTCCTATGTTCATTCCATCATTGGGTTTTCTGCCCCAGCTCTGGGGGGTAGTGGCTGCTCCCTATACTTGTAATTCTTCTCTTCTTTAGTTGTCTTTACTCCTTAATAGTCAATGCCCATTATAATcagtaattttttatattaagctttcatttctacttttttccttGGTACCATCTTAGcttcagaaataaagaacaaaaaaaatactccaagatttcattaaattttcaaaactttGGGTCTTATTTAATCCCTAGTTCCCAAGGAGATGTTTATCATATAGATATTAAGGGGAATGCATTAACAAAGAAGTAACAGCCATGGTGGAGAGGAAGGCTGATCCACATGAGGACTTTGAGAGTGCTGGTGTATCAGCAGGCCTTTGGGAGTTCTGTTTACTTGAGTAAAATTGGTAGAGAGGATATTGATACTGCGGTTGGACTCTAGAACACTAGTGTATTAGTTTtgtgccataacaaagtaccataaactGGGTCTGAAGGCTAGACATCTGAAATCAAAATTCAAGGTGTTGCCATGGTTGATTCAGTTGCCATTAATGATGTGTGTCCTCCTCAAACTTATATGCTGAAGCCCTAAAGCCTagtacctcaaaatgtgaccTTCTTTGGAAGGAGAGTCTTTAGAGaggtgactatatttggagatagggtctttaacaGAAATAATTAAGGACAAACTGTAGTCATAAGAGTGGGGCCCTGATCTGATAGGTAAGACAAAATACCAAAGagctctccctctgtgtgcatgCACAAAGAAGAGATCACACACAGTGAAAAAGGTGGTTGTCTACAAGCCAGGCAGAGAGTTTTCCCTAGGAATCAAATcaactgacaccttgattttgaatttctcagcctccagaagtaaatttctgttgttaaagcCACCAATCTACAATATTTGGTTATAGCAGCCCAAGCAGACCAACCCAACTGATTTAAATTATGTCTTCCCCATTAGAAATTGATTTCCCCAACATCACCTCTATTTCCCCAATATTACCAGTGCCTGGCATGGTGCCTCTCACATggtgggcactcaataaatatttgttgaatgaatgattagtAAATCAATGAGATGAGAAGTGTTAGTGTCGTCATTATATGGtggagaaaattaaaagatatgaaaagatatttagtAATCACAACCCAGAGACACAAATGGCATTTTACTAaccaaaattaactaaaaatgggcCAAGATAAAAAACATCTTCCGGTGCCAACTGTATTAGGAGTTAGTGTAGCTGGTTATTGAAAACGGTCATATATGCTTTGAATTCACCTATCATCCTTTCTCTAACCTGGATCAGAGATTTGCCAATCTGCATTTAGTTCTTTCCCTATAAATCAATGCTCTCAGAGTTAGCAGACAGATAGAAAACTTAGTGGAATTTCACTGGAAAGGCAGTCAAGGGATATCAGAGGTTGAGGatttgggggcgcctaggtggctcagtgggttgagcctctgcctttggctcaggtcatgatctccagggtcctgggatctagccccgaatcggactctctgctcagcggagcctgcttctctctctctctgcctgcctctctggctacttgtgatctctctctctgtcacataaatgaataaaatcttttaaaaatgcacattcctaggtgccttaaaaaaaaaaaaaggatgaggatTTGGCGTCTCCCCGTACTTCACATGGTGGCATTCCCTCTGCCAAGAGTCTGGTCTCCATCCTGTATGTTTAGAAACTGGATCTGTCAGCATACCATGAATGGGGATCCATCTCATTGCTTTCTTCTTAAATAAGCTCAGAGAGCAGATGCATGAAGCCAGAATGTCTACTTACCAATTCACAAGAGGATCAGAACCACTTGTGTGTCTGGATTACTTGTCTTGCCACATGGctagcacattcttttttttttgattccagattttatttatttatctgacagagagagagagagagagagagatcacaagtaggcagaaaggcagcagagagagagaagaggaagcaggctccccactgagcagagagcccgactcgggcctcgatcccaggaccctgagatcatgacctgagccaaaggcagaggcttaacccactgagccacccaggcgccctggctagCACATTCTTTCACTGAAGACAGACCTCTGAGAAAGGCAAATTATCAGAAAGCTGCTTAGTGAGTGAGCATGGAATCTGAACAAGGGGAGCAGGTTAGATGATTCAAATTTATAATGGCATTAAGCTGGGAAAGCCTGACACTGCCATTTTTGACTATAAGAATGGCCATACCAATGACACCAGAATATTCACAGACATTAGTTGAGGGCCCATCTCTAGTGGGCATTTCTTAAAAGGCTCTGCTGAGGTCCACCACTGCGATGCTCCTTTTTCTATGCTTTCATGGCCAGCCAGCCTTGCTTTGATggccctttttatctttttctttgcttaCATTTTCAGACTTATTCTTTCTCCTTAAGATGACTTTATACCTGTTCTGTTCTATGTAGCTGTAGAACTTAACTCTCAAAGAGCAtaactttatttctttagtttaCACATACTTGAGGTCCCACCAAGTTTCTCAATAGCCACACACGTTATCTTCTATTCTTGTAGTTTTACCCTACTTTGTTCAAAATATGTATTTGAGGGCAACTTATCAGGGACCCTTTATCCCATCTTTGTACTATGCTAAATTACttactttcttcatttgtaattttCATCTTATTGCCACATGTTATTAATTGGCTCATTGATTGATTCTTCTTGGTCacaagattacataaaaatagtaTAAATGGCAGTAAGGGCAATCCTGAGACAGAGTGCCTTTCTTTCCATAATGCTAAATCCCTGCTACAGTCACCTTTAGGTTATACAGAAAATACATGCGGTTATGGTCTATTTCCAAGCacctttatttacttaaaaaaaaaaaaaaaaagtagcaggcTTAAAAAAGTGGCCTCCAGTCTATAGCTTGCTGGGCTCTGATTTGTATTATCAGCTTGGCCCAGGAAGGCACATGGGTTCACAATCTCTAGTCGAGCTGAGGCAAACATATAGATGTAGGTGGCAAGTTTAGCACTGTTGTGTACAGGTGCTGTTTGCGTAGATTTTCAATTGTGCAGGGGTGTTGGTGCGTCTAagccccacattgttcaagggtcaactgttcTAGAAACTCTTGGTAGATACTTTCAAATAACAATTCTCTCTCCAGGTTCTGACATGCTTCATTAGGGGATAGCAATTCCAGATGAGCTACAGttaatgattcattcattcatgaaatacctgttgagtacctactaagtgccaggcactgtaccatAAAGTCAATGAACAAAAGTAGACAGAGGCACTCCCCTAATGAGCTTACAGTCTAAGGAGTGTGGGGGGAAGAGAAGAGCCAAACACTGATCAAATAATTATAAAGGTAAATGCAGGATTGCAACCTGTGATCAATACTATGAAAGACAGGTGCTCAGTGGTCTGAGCAACTTAGCCTCTTCTCTGGGAGGGTGAGTTAGTGATGGAAGGCTTTTGCAATCTGAAGGAAGGTAAGATAAAGCTTTCATGGCAGAAGTGCTGTAGAGCTGGAAACAAAATCTGTGGCTTGGGTACACAACAGGAGGGGATGTGGTATGAAATGGGCCTGGAGAGGTTAAAAGGAGCCCACTTATGGAGTGTTTTATAGACTGCATGGGTTCTTATCATTTCAGTCAAAGTTGGAGGGGAaagattgagaaccactgccgAAACAATTTCTTTAAATACCAAATTAAGGgtaaaattttctttgtatttttttaagactaaaaaaaatcttttccttttatttctccatatgctttctgtttctgagaaagagaatgaatgcttttctctttctgacttttaAGTACTTAAGCAATTCCTGCATCCTGAGGTGTCTACGGCCCAGTTCATgacacttttttccccttttaaacaGTCcgatggtttttttgtttttaaatttaccttAGCATTCCCTATGTTTTCCCTATGGCTTATTTAACATTTGACcctataaatatgtgtgtgtgtgtgtgtgtgtgtgtgtgtgtgtgtgtaatgcgtacacagacacacataaatatatatagatatgtatatgtacatttgTTAAAGCAACCAGATTAGGCCCAAGATGGAGTTCCTCATGATAAACCCCATGTCAGCAAATCAAAACTTAGTTTCCATGCTTGGTTCTTCTGGAAAAGGAAGACTTAGGTCAACCAGTCAATGCTTGCCTGATCAGTATAAGTTATCTAACCAGGCTCTAAAACTTCCCTTTGCTCCATATAGGGAAACTAACCCCGCTTTAACCAATTAGCAGATGTCCAGTAAAACTTCCTTATTCCTGCTCACTTTGGTCTATAAAAATCTCTTGACTTGTACAGCTCTTCAGAGCAGCTTTCTGTCTATCTGCTGGGTTGGATGCTACCCAATTCATGAACTGTTGAATAAAGCCAGTAAGACCTTTATATTTACTCAGCTGAATCTTGGGTCTTTAACacacttgtttttaaaacaagacaacaggccccaaatggagtcactaTTGCTAAGCCCTACATCATCAGACCAAGACACTTCTGGCTCTCCctgaaatggaatcttaaactaGTCAGTCAGGAATTGCCTGATCAATTAgttaagtaatatgcctgatagatcACTGCCATCTCCTAAAGGGAagtgatcctgggatcatgatctgagcccaaggcagacacttacccaactgggccacccaggcgccccatgattccCCCTTTTAACATGACTTAGTCCCTTTCACGGCTCATAGTCAAGAACTCCTGTGTGGTCTAAATAAACCTCTGTTTATTAGTCATAGTAAAACCAGGGAAAGGAAGATGGAGCTGGGCCAAGTGGTAAAATACACAactactgaggaaaaaaaaagtaggaactGGGGGAGAGAAGTGAGAGGAAGAGGAGCAGTGGAAGAAAGGTAGGGAATAAATGGATAAcagggaaaactgggaagaaaaagAGGTTAAAGAGAATCCTCCCAGAAAGCCAGTTTGACTCAATCCTTCTGAACAAATTCCTGTCCCCACAGTGTTCGTGTTTTGTGTTAATTCGGAATTTAGACAGCCATTAGTACTTAACTACTTTGACCCTGTTAGACTTTTGCTCCATTTAGTGTTCCACTGCAAGGGGACACAAGAATCTGTCTGTGGTGCCTTTAGGAATTTTGTGTGGAGCTTTCCCTGTGCAGGAGTGTCCACAAATGTTATCTGAAGGGGGACTCAGGACTGAGGTCCTAAAGGAGGTTGTGGTGCAATTTTCAGTGACACAACctcatttctgaatattttaatctTGGCCAAGCCTCTTGTTCTGTTCTAGGGGAGCCTCTGCTAATCTAGTCATGTAGAGTTTACTACATTATTGATGAGTGGAGATAGAGATGATCTAATCCAACCTCGTTTTGGCTTGACTGCATTCTGTTGTGCGTAAATTAACCACCTCGTGTGTCTTTTAACTTCCTCAACTGCAAAGTTAAAATATTACctactccaggggcacctgaatggctaggtcagttaagtgtctgctttcagctcgggtcacaatcccagagctctggaatcaagccccacatggggctcactgctcagtggggagcctgcttctccctttcccactccccctgcttgtgctctgtctctctgtcactctctctgtcaaataaataagtaaaatattaaaaaaaaatattacctacTCCAAAAAGGGTATTAAGAGAATGTTACTcagtacataaatacataaatgtaggagcacatgaaaaagaatgaatcatGCACACAGAAAATGCTAAAAAATGTGAGCTACTAGAACTGACTTAGATTAAAACTGTTACTGCAAATATGAATGTTCCTCTATGTCCGGTTCAGACTTTGGTGTGGGGACTAATCAGGGGTGGAGTGTATTCTAAAGGCCCTTTTCAGGTGTCTGTGAAGTCACACCTATTTTCCTAACAATTCTAAGAGGTTATTTGCccttttcattctcatttctcaAGAACAGGCAGAGGAATTTCCAGATCTATGGGATAAGTGCTAACGTTAACATACAGAAGCAGCTGGAGAAACCAGTGGTCTTctataaaagactttttttgggggtggggggaagcctgTTTTAAAACGTTATTTATGTTAACGTATATTAGTTATCGTAAATTGAATTCTGAAACttttaatttcagaattaaaCCACAGAAACCAAAGCTCTTCGGGGTCCTCAGTAATTTCTAAGACCGTAAAGGGAGCCTGCGAACCCAAAGTTTGAGAGCCAACGCTCTGGTGCAACTCGTGACTGAACAAGCGTGGACGGCTTGTGACCTCGACGATTTTTATTTGTGGTTTCCTGTCAGGACTGAAATTCTTCGATCTCTGCTTGCCAAGGTCCTACCTCCTTCGAGGGCATCTTGTTCTCTTCAGCACTGGTCCAGATTTCACGCCCCTCTCGGTACCCTGTTTTCCGCCCGCTGGACCTCCCGGGGACACCCGGGCCTCGCACGCGCCCCTGACCTTCTCAGTCCTCTCTGTCACTCGCTTATCACTTGACTGAGACTCTCTTGAAGGTCGGGTCTTGGGTTTCTCCAGACCGACGAGCTCCTCCAGGCACTAGCTCGGCTCAATCACATTCAATCACTAAAGGACGGTGCCCGGGGTCAACTAGGCCTGACCGCGCTCACCAGGACCGAGAAGAAGTGTACACGCGAGCCTAAAGGCACAGTACACTCAGAGCCACCACGCCTTGAGCCGGTCTCCGCCCTCCGGGAGTCCCGGGAGCGTCCAGCCACGTAAAGGGCGGAGCCACGCGCCCATTGGGGGCGTGGCTCCCAGCGCGCGCGGGAAAGGGGCTGGCGTCGCTTGCGCGCGCACAGTCGGCGGCCGCGCGCAGCACGCTCGGGGCCCggatggcggcggcggcggctgggaGCGGGACGCCccgggaggaggaggggcccagCGGGGAGGCGGCTGCTCCGCAGCCCCAAGCTCCGACGAGCGCGCCCGGGGCTCGTCTCTCGAGGCTGCCTTTAGCGCGAGTGAAGGCTTTGGTGAAGGCCGACCCCGACGTAACCCTCGCGGGACAGGAAGCCATCTTCATTCTGGCACGAGCCGCGGTGCGGCGGGAGCGTCGGGGCCACACGGGGTTGCCGAGCGGAGTGGAGGCCAGGGGCGGGGCCTCGAGTAGCTTTCGGGGGGCGGGGCGTAGCGGCGACTGGAGCGACTTGGGGAGGCGGGGAAGCGAGGAAGTAGGAGAGGGTCTGGACTGGGGGTGAGGAGGTGAGGAAGGTGCGGGTCAGGAGGTGAGGAAGTGAGGAAGGTGCCGAGAGGAAGCGTCGGAGGGAAGACTAGGAGAAAGACGTAACAGACCTGCCTCGTCATAAGGGGTTTGCACAACGACTTCAAGTTGCATTTTGAGTGTCTGACTTAACTTGTAAGAGTGTCAAGTGAAGGAGTGGGGATCTATAGGCGAGGGGGGAACGTGTCTTGGGCTACCACGTTAGGGGGAAAGGGAATAATAGACGCTCATGAAGTCCGGGACAGAAAACCTCTCCAGAGCCGCCCTTACTCCCTTCCCACCACTCAAATAGAAGTGCTCACCAGAATTGTGCTAGAACCCATTGATTCAATTCTCCTTGTTCCCCTCATAGGAACTGTTTGTGGAGACCATTGCAAAAGATGCCTACTGCTGTgctcaacaaggaaaaaggaaaaccctCCAGAGGAGAGATTTGGGTAGAGTGTCACTGCAGTATTCAGTATCTGGGGGCAAAGAAGGGAGGGCTGGGGCAGGTTTCCCTCTCACTGCTGGAGAAGCCATCACTGTAAGGTCAGAGGTCTCTCCCTATGATGTCTTCTGTTGGACTGCCACAGTGAGAGAAAGACCTAGCTTTTAGAGTCCCTATGCTTTTGAGTGGCAGGAGAGGTGGTGGGGTAGGTAATGAAGGGAGTCTAAGTGTTGCTAAAGCTAACTAGACCGCTTTGTACCTTTTGCCATGTTGTACCAGGCTGGGCACTTCTTTTTCCCCTAGAAGCCGGGAGTTTGATTTCTGTCTCTTTAGTTGGTAACCCCTGTGCCTGTGTAAGCTTTCGTATACCTTAATCCTGCTTTCCCTTCTATTTTGCTAGATTCTTCTTTGATGGCTTTCAGAGCAAAAAGGTTCCCCCCACGCAACAGGGTTTACCTAGAGTTTTCCTACTTTTATAGAGAGACAGCTGATATGTAAGATTTGGTGGTGGAGTAGAAATGGACCTCATGGCAGCAAGGGACAAAGTTTATAAATGCCCTTATTTGCATAAAGCGTCATGCCCTTTTTTTATGTGGGTTGTGGCTTTTTAAAGGGGTTGATGTCCAAATGACCAGAATTAGTCAAGTGTCCTTTTACTGTGTGTTTCAGATAATGCAATAGAGGCTGTGGATGAATTTGCTTTTCTGGAAGGTGAGTTCTTTGTCAGTTGGTAACCATTTCCACCTGTCTCTTTCATGCCCCATGAT
This genomic interval from Mustela lutreola isolate mMusLut2 chromosome 9, mMusLut2.pri, whole genome shotgun sequence contains the following:
- the POLE4 gene encoding DNA polymerase epsilon subunit 4 isoform X1, with translation MAAAAAGSGTPREEEGPSGEAAAPQPQAPTSAPGARLSRLPLARVKALVKADPDVTLAGQEAIFILARAAVRRERRGHTGLPSGVEARGGASRTVCGDHCKRCLLLCSTRKKENPPEERFG
- the POLE4 gene encoding DNA polymerase epsilon subunit 4 isoform X2 — encoded protein: MAAAAAGSGTPREEEGPSGEAAAPQPQAPTSAPGARLSRLPLARVKALVKADPDVTLAGQEAIFILARAAELFVETIAKDAYCCAQQGKRKTLQRRDLDNAIEAVDEFAFLEGTLD